One Nitrospina watsonii DNA segment encodes these proteins:
- the cobO gene encoding cob(I)yrinic acid a,c-diamide adenosyltransferase, with product MKKRPASDPKKRKGLVIVHTGDGKGKSTAAYGLALRAAGNKMKVFILQFMKGQWKTGERKMFTQLEPWIEYVAMGDGFTWDTNNPEQDRRTASQAWETVKPKILDGDHSVVILDEINYVLSYQFLDVDEVLDTLRRKPASVHVICTGRNAPDSLIELADMVTEMKCVKHPFKEQRIPAQKGIEF from the coding sequence ATGAAAAAACGACCTGCGTCCGATCCCAAAAAAAGAAAAGGCCTTGTCATCGTCCACACCGGAGACGGCAAAGGCAAATCCACCGCCGCTTACGGGTTGGCCCTGCGCGCCGCCGGCAACAAGATGAAGGTGTTCATCCTGCAATTCATGAAAGGCCAGTGGAAAACCGGAGAACGTAAAATGTTCACGCAACTCGAACCGTGGATCGAATACGTGGCCATGGGTGACGGCTTCACCTGGGACACCAACAATCCCGAACAGGACCGGCGCACCGCGAGCCAAGCCTGGGAAACGGTGAAACCCAAAATTCTGGATGGTGATCACTCCGTCGTCATTCTCGACGAAATCAATTATGTCCTGAGTTATCAGTTTCTGGATGTGGATGAGGTGCTGGATACCTTGCGCCGGAAACCCGCGTCCGTGCATGTGATCTGCACCGGACGCAACGCGCCCGACTCCCTCATCGAACTGGCGGATATGGTGACGGAAATGAAATGCGTGAAGCATCCCTTTAAGGAACAGCGCATCCCGGCACAGAAAGGCATCGAGTTTTAA
- a CDS encoding gamma-glutamyl-gamma-aminobutyrate hydrolase family protein, with protein MQDKPVIGVTGPTQGGTAAWLFTWLALWRAGARARRIHTQKRVPLDRLDGLIIGGGADVAPDKTDPLPIEDMPSAEEFKKERGLRLRDLILAPLIFLVRWFTAASTVRADTARDEMEKELIRAALDRQLPLLGICRGAQILNTTLGGTLHQDIRNFYVDKPHVWTLLPKKEIAIAPESHLAAVLSTTTAKVNSLHNQAIRELGRHLQIVAQEQHNDIVQAIEVTEQPFCIGVQWHPEYLPQVDRQQKLFRALVQEAKKRKCSMHEAPSPSKPLNQDGLPLP; from the coding sequence ATGCAAGACAAACCTGTCATCGGCGTGACCGGCCCAACACAAGGCGGCACCGCAGCCTGGCTTTTCACCTGGCTGGCACTGTGGCGCGCTGGAGCCCGAGCCCGGCGCATTCATACGCAAAAACGGGTTCCTCTCGACCGGCTGGACGGACTGATCATCGGCGGCGGCGCCGACGTCGCTCCGGATAAAACCGATCCCCTGCCGATCGAAGACATGCCGAGCGCCGAGGAGTTCAAGAAAGAACGCGGCCTGCGCTTGCGCGACCTCATTCTCGCTCCTCTTATCTTTCTGGTCCGCTGGTTCACCGCCGCCTCCACCGTCCGTGCCGACACGGCGCGGGATGAAATGGAGAAAGAACTGATTCGCGCGGCCCTCGACCGGCAGTTGCCTCTGCTCGGCATCTGCCGCGGGGCGCAGATCCTCAACACCACACTGGGTGGGACCCTGCACCAGGACATCCGCAATTTTTATGTGGACAAACCTCATGTGTGGACGCTGCTGCCCAAAAAAGAGATCGCCATTGCACCGGAAAGTCACCTCGCTGCGGTATTGAGCACGACCACGGCCAAAGTGAATTCGCTGCACAACCAGGCCATTCGCGAACTGGGGCGGCACCTGCAGATCGTCGCGCAGGAACAGCACAACGACATCGTGCAGGCCATTGAGGTGACGGAGCAACCTTTTTGCATCGGCGTCCAGTGGCATCCCGAGTACCTGCCTCAGGTGGACCGCCAGCAAAAACTGTTTCGCGCGCTGGTGCAGGAAGCAAAAAAAAGGAAGTGCTCCATGCACGAGG
- a CDS encoding cobalamin-binding protein: MNIDLHKSPHRIVCLTEETTETLYRIGEQDRIAGISGYTVRPPQARKEKPKVSAFISAKIDKILALKPDLVLAFSDMQAEVAAQLVRAGVPVHVFNQRSVSGIFGMIRMLGAMIGETAKTDALMIELKEGLDQIERSAAALPKRPRVYFEEWNDPLISGIGWVSELIHLAGGEDCFAELAASPAAGGRIIYDPEEVVRRAPDLIIGSWCGKRFRPEKLPERPGWDRIPAVRRGHVHEIKSADILQPGPAALTDGVRQIHALIQTWAADRE; encoded by the coding sequence ATGAACATTGACCTGCATAAAAGTCCGCACCGCATCGTTTGCCTGACGGAAGAAACCACCGAGACCCTGTACCGGATCGGTGAGCAAGACCGGATCGCCGGCATCTCCGGCTACACCGTGCGGCCTCCGCAGGCGCGCAAGGAAAAACCCAAAGTGTCGGCATTCATCAGCGCGAAAATCGACAAGATCCTCGCCCTCAAACCCGATCTTGTGCTGGCTTTTTCTGACATGCAGGCAGAGGTCGCAGCACAGCTGGTTCGCGCCGGAGTGCCGGTACACGTGTTCAATCAACGCAGTGTGTCCGGTATCTTCGGGATGATTAGGATGCTCGGCGCGATGATTGGGGAAACGGCAAAAACCGATGCGCTGATGATCGAGCTGAAGGAGGGGTTGGACCAGATCGAGCGATCTGCGGCGGCGCTGCCCAAACGCCCCCGCGTTTATTTTGAAGAATGGAATGATCCATTGATCTCCGGGATCGGCTGGGTGTCCGAATTGATTCACCTTGCCGGGGGTGAGGACTGTTTCGCGGAGTTGGCCGCATCGCCCGCTGCCGGGGGACGCATCATTTACGATCCGGAGGAAGTCGTGCGCCGGGCGCCCGATCTGATCATCGGCTCTTGGTGCGGTAAACGGTTTCGCCCCGAAAAACTTCCGGAACGGCCCGGATGGGACCGCATTCCTGCCGTCCGTCGGGGCCATGTTCACGAAATCAAATCCGCCGACATCCTCCAGCCCGGGCCTGCAGCATTGACCGATGGCGTACGACAGATTCATGCACTGATCCAGACATGGGCTGCGGACAGGGAATGA
- a CDS encoding cobyrinate a,c-diamide synthase — protein sequence MTNLNETCRGLIIAGTHSSVGKSSIAMGLMRCFKNRGYPVKPFKVGPDYIDPGHHTRAAGHPSYNLDCWMGGRASMQTLFNATIQPGDRFVIEGVMGMFDGAYATKETGSTAEIAHLLDAPVVLVIDGSMLARSAAAIVKGFVEFDDRVNVLGVIANRVNSPGHAQILKEAIEHHTPTRFLGHLPCREELKMPSRHLGLHLAQEQGADIYDQWAAHLETHLDIPSLLELLPARPGGTTPPPPRWPQPESSIPFSVAIAQDESLHFIYQDTLDLIQHYGGRIQYFSPLRDNALPDGVDWVYLPGGYPELYAGRLSGNIRLLQAIRKFANAGGTVVGECGGLMLLGKTLTDAEGVPHRMAGVFNFSTTLSKKKLTIGYRELNYHPPGQSNTALTLRGHEFHCSSFEENGETPLMSHHNPETDQTHHDGYRFKNAFAFYSHIHWGSSIGWWENLLQRFILKSKTQRDIP from the coding sequence ATGACCAACTTGAATGAAACCTGCCGCGGATTGATCATTGCCGGCACGCACAGCTCGGTGGGCAAGTCGTCCATCGCCATGGGGCTCATGCGGTGTTTTAAAAATCGCGGCTACCCGGTGAAGCCGTTTAAGGTCGGGCCCGATTACATCGATCCCGGCCATCACACCCGTGCGGCCGGCCACCCCAGCTACAATCTGGATTGCTGGATGGGAGGGCGCGCATCCATGCAAACCCTGTTCAACGCCACGATTCAACCGGGGGACCGGTTTGTCATCGAGGGCGTGATGGGAATGTTTGACGGCGCCTACGCCACAAAAGAAACCGGGTCCACGGCGGAGATCGCGCACCTGCTGGATGCCCCCGTCGTGCTGGTCATCGACGGGTCCATGCTCGCCCGCTCCGCCGCCGCCATCGTGAAAGGGTTTGTGGAGTTCGACGACCGCGTGAACGTGTTGGGCGTGATCGCCAACCGGGTGAACTCGCCCGGCCACGCACAAATATTGAAAGAGGCCATCGAGCACCACACCCCAACGCGCTTCCTGGGTCACCTGCCATGCCGGGAAGAATTGAAAATGCCCAGCCGGCACCTGGGGCTGCACCTGGCGCAGGAGCAGGGAGCGGATATCTATGACCAGTGGGCGGCGCATCTGGAAACCCATCTCGACATCCCTTCCTTATTAGAGTTGCTGCCAGCCAGGCCTGGCGGGACAACGCCCCCACCGCCACGGTGGCCGCAGCCGGAGTCCAGCATCCCGTTTTCGGTGGCCATCGCCCAGGACGAGTCCCTGCATTTCATCTACCAGGACACACTCGACCTGATCCAGCATTACGGCGGGCGCATCCAGTATTTCTCTCCGCTGCGGGACAACGCTCTGCCCGATGGCGTGGACTGGGTGTACCTGCCCGGCGGCTACCCCGAACTGTACGCCGGGCGGTTGAGCGGTAATATCCGGTTGTTGCAGGCTATCCGGAAGTTTGCAAATGCAGGCGGGACGGTGGTGGGCGAATGCGGGGGATTGATGCTGTTGGGGAAAACCCTCACCGATGCCGAGGGCGTCCCGCACCGCATGGCGGGGGTATTCAATTTTTCCACTACCCTCAGCAAAAAGAAGTTGACCATTGGCTACCGCGAATTGAATTACCATCCGCCTGGTCAATCCAACACGGCCTTGACCCTGAGAGGCCACGAATTTCACTGCTCTTCTTTTGAGGAAAACGGAGAGACACCTTTAATGAGTCACCACAACCCGGAAACCGATCAGACGCACCACGATGGATACCGGTTTAAAAATGCGTTTGCTTTTTATTCCCATATTCATTGGGGCAGTTCCATCGGCTGGTGGGAAAACCTGCTTCAGCGTTTCATCCTCAAATCCAAAACCCAGAGAGACATCCCATGA
- the cobT gene encoding nicotinate-nucleotide--dimethylbenzimidazole phosphoribosyltransferase → MQTPSTLLADTLNRITPVARPRIEQAQQHLDSLTKPPGSLGRLEEVAARIAAMHPEGKPQIRKRGVFLFAADHGVVVEQVSAYPQEVTAQMVLNFLQGGAAINVLARHAGAEVTVIDMGVNHNFDRQLPLLHKKITKGTGNLRRGPAMTREQAEAALTVGVELATQAQRDGIDLIGTGDMGIGNTTASAAILSVLSGHAPEAITGHGTGIDAATRRHKVAVIEDALRLHQLDPTDPIDVLAKVGGFEIAGIAGLILGAAAQALPVVIDGVVSIAAATVAYQLKPDVVDYLFASHNSTEPACRAGFQILGQEPLLDLQMRLGEGTGAILAMNLIEAAVKIYSEMATFDTAGVSRKQLP, encoded by the coding sequence ATGCAGACGCCATCGACTTTGCTCGCAGACACCCTGAATCGCATCACTCCCGTTGCACGCCCACGCATCGAGCAGGCGCAGCAGCACCTCGACTCCCTGACCAAGCCGCCGGGCAGCCTGGGCCGGTTGGAAGAAGTCGCCGCACGCATCGCCGCCATGCATCCTGAAGGCAAACCGCAAATTCGAAAACGCGGCGTGTTCCTGTTTGCCGCCGACCACGGCGTGGTGGTGGAGCAGGTCAGCGCTTATCCGCAGGAAGTCACGGCGCAGATGGTGCTGAATTTTTTGCAAGGGGGCGCCGCCATCAATGTGCTGGCGCGGCACGCGGGCGCCGAGGTGACGGTGATCGATATGGGCGTCAACCACAACTTCGATCGCCAACTTCCTCTGCTCCATAAAAAAATAACGAAAGGCACCGGCAACCTGCGCCGGGGTCCGGCCATGACGCGGGAACAGGCGGAAGCCGCACTGACCGTGGGTGTCGAACTGGCGACCCAAGCCCAACGGGATGGCATCGATCTCATCGGCACCGGCGACATGGGCATCGGCAACACCACAGCGAGCGCCGCCATCCTGTCCGTGTTGAGCGGACACGCGCCGGAGGCGATCACCGGTCACGGCACCGGCATCGACGCCGCCACACGGCGGCACAAAGTCGCCGTCATCGAAGACGCCTTGCGCCTCCACCAGCTCGATCCCACCGATCCCATCGACGTGCTCGCCAAAGTCGGCGGCTTCGAAATCGCGGGCATCGCCGGGCTCATCCTCGGTGCCGCCGCGCAGGCCCTGCCGGTGGTCATCGACGGCGTCGTGTCCATCGCCGCCGCCACGGTGGCGTACCAGCTCAAACCCGATGTGGTGGATTACCTGTTCGCGTCGCACAACTCCACCGAGCCCGCCTGCCGCGCCGGTTTTCAAATTCTCGGACAGGAGCCATTGCTCGATTTGCAAATGCGGCTGGGTGAGGGCACCGGCGCCATTCTCGCCATGAACCTGATCGAGGCCGCCGTCAAAATTTATTCTGAAATGGCGACCTTCGACACAGCCGGAGTCTCGCGGAAACAGTTGCCCTGA